One stretch of Microvirga lotononidis DNA includes these proteins:
- a CDS encoding FAD-dependent oxidoreductase: MKPTKTVTCDVLVVGSGAGGFATALTARLHGLDVIITEKEPVFGGTTARSGGWMWIPCNPLAKREGFKDSREAARTYLQHEAGNHFDAARVDAFLENGPKMVEFFQEKTEMDFTLGPAFSDYHPDAPGGMPGGRSVVATPYDGRKLGKEIARLRPPLKEITFLGMMIGSGKELLHFFNVTRSVKSAAYVGVLLAKYGRDLVSHGRAMRLTNGNALIGRLAKSALDQNIPIWTSSPVKDLIVRDGAVKGALVQTEDGMTEVLTRRGVVLAAGGFPQDLLRRKELFPHAPTGAEHWSPAPPGNTGDGIRLGERVGGKAIEGLPNAAAWVPVSLVPRRDGTSGPFPHFIDRGKPGVIAVTKSGKRFTNEANSYHDFVQAMVNACGDNPEKAAWLIVDHPTIRRYGLGFVKPFPVPLTPALQNGYLVKGRTLRELAEKLGIDAATFEQTVETYNRDARRGEDPQFKRGSTAYNRYLGDPDHKPNPCVGPIENGPFYAVKVVPGDLGTFAGLRTDADARVIDESGNVIPGLYAAGNDMASIMGGNYPGGGITLGPAMTFGFIAGRHLAGATADAASTADRPAA; the protein is encoded by the coding sequence ATGAAGCCGACGAAAACTGTCACCTGCGATGTTCTGGTTGTTGGGTCCGGCGCCGGTGGTTTCGCGACCGCGCTGACCGCCCGGCTTCATGGGCTCGACGTGATCATCACCGAGAAGGAGCCGGTCTTCGGCGGGACGACGGCCCGCTCCGGCGGATGGATGTGGATCCCGTGCAACCCGCTGGCAAAGCGTGAAGGCTTCAAGGATTCCCGCGAGGCGGCGCGCACCTATCTTCAGCATGAAGCCGGCAACCACTTCGATGCCGCTCGCGTCGACGCCTTTCTTGAGAACGGCCCGAAGATGGTCGAGTTTTTCCAGGAAAAGACCGAGATGGATTTCACCCTCGGTCCGGCCTTCTCCGATTATCATCCCGACGCTCCGGGTGGCATGCCCGGCGGCCGCTCAGTCGTGGCGACGCCTTACGATGGACGCAAGCTCGGCAAGGAGATCGCCCGCCTGAGGCCTCCGCTGAAGGAGATCACTTTCCTCGGCATGATGATCGGATCGGGCAAGGAGCTTCTGCACTTCTTCAACGTCACGCGCTCCGTGAAATCGGCCGCCTATGTGGGCGTCCTTCTGGCGAAGTACGGTCGCGACCTTGTCTCCCACGGTCGTGCGATGCGGCTGACGAACGGCAATGCCCTGATCGGGCGTCTCGCCAAGTCCGCGCTGGACCAGAACATCCCGATCTGGACCTCGTCGCCCGTAAAGGATCTGATCGTTCGAGATGGAGCCGTGAAGGGAGCATTGGTTCAGACCGAGGATGGAATGACGGAGGTTCTCACCCGCCGGGGCGTGGTGCTGGCGGCCGGTGGCTTCCCGCAGGACCTGCTGCGCCGCAAGGAGCTGTTCCCGCATGCGCCGACTGGGGCTGAACACTGGTCTCCAGCCCCTCCCGGCAACACCGGTGATGGCATTCGCTTGGGTGAGCGGGTCGGGGGCAAGGCCATCGAGGGGCTTCCCAATGCGGCGGCCTGGGTTCCCGTGTCCCTCGTTCCGCGCCGGGACGGCACGTCAGGTCCGTTCCCGCATTTCATCGACCGCGGCAAGCCTGGCGTCATCGCTGTGACGAAGAGCGGCAAGCGTTTCACGAACGAAGCGAATTCCTACCATGATTTCGTGCAGGCCATGGTCAATGCCTGCGGCGACAATCCGGAGAAGGCGGCTTGGCTCATCGTCGATCATCCGACGATCCGCCGTTACGGCCTGGGTTTCGTGAAGCCGTTCCCGGTGCCTCTGACGCCCGCGCTGCAGAACGGCTATTTGGTGAAGGGGCGCACCCTGCGCGAACTGGCGGAAAAACTCGGTATCGACGCAGCCACGTTCGAGCAGACGGTCGAGACGTATAATCGGGACGCGCGTCGGGGCGAGGATCCGCAGTTCAAGCGCGGCAGCACCGCATACAACCGCTATCTCGGCGATCCGGATCACAAACCCAATCCTTGCGTCGGTCCCATCGAGAACGGTCCGTTCTATGCGGTGAAGGTCGTGCCGGGGGATCTCGGGACTTTCGCAGGGCTTCGCACCGACGCCGATGCGCGGGTGATCGACGAAAGTGGAAATGTCATTCCCGGCCTCTATGCCGCCGGCAATGACATGGCGAGCATCATGGGCGGCAACTATCCCGGCGGCGGCATCACGCTCGGGCCGGCCATGACCTTCGGCTTCATCGCGGGGCGTCATCTTGCAGGCGCTACGGCCGACGCTGCTTCGACCGCGGACCGACCGGCGGCTTGA
- a CDS encoding EthD domain-containing protein encodes MIVRMGLLTRKAGLSTEDFRHHWRDVHGPLAARLPGLRRYHQNHVVDSSQLAIDHARGSWSIDGISELWFDNVDDMHRAVSSDAYREVAEDHVRFVGDTGLITAEQNVVVPVEAAAGPLVKRMSILTRKRGLTPEKFKSEWWGFHAEAVKKFPNLMGYTQNFVTDRSVGLGQTASYEALPIDGMVELWFRSVADIEAAFRSPAANVSQTHALSFIEEITTFLVEPHEVI; translated from the coding sequence ATGATCGTTCGCATGGGACTTCTGACCCGCAAGGCGGGCTTGAGCACCGAAGATTTCCGCCACCATTGGCGGGACGTGCATGGGCCTTTGGCGGCCCGCCTGCCGGGCCTGCGGCGTTATCATCAGAACCACGTCGTCGACAGCAGCCAGCTCGCCATCGATCATGCCAGAGGATCATGGTCGATCGATGGAATTTCCGAGCTGTGGTTCGACAATGTCGACGATATGCACCGGGCGGTCTCGTCCGATGCCTACCGGGAGGTTGCTGAAGATCATGTGCGCTTCGTCGGCGACACGGGATTGATCACGGCCGAGCAGAACGTCGTCGTGCCGGTGGAGGCCGCCGCGGGACCGCTGGTCAAGCGCATGTCGATCCTAACGCGCAAGCGCGGCCTGACGCCCGAGAAATTCAAGTCGGAATGGTGGGGCTTTCATGCCGAAGCCGTGAAGAAGTTTCCGAACCTCATGGGCTACACCCAGAATTTCGTCACCGACCGCAGCGTCGGCTTGGGGCAGACCGCATCCTACGAGGCACTTCCCATCGACGGCATGGTGGAGCTGTGGTTCCGCTCCGTTGCCGATATCGAAGCGGCTTTTCGCTCTCCTGCAGCGAACGTCTCGCAGACCCATGCGCTCAGCTTCATCGAGGAAATTACGACGTTCCTCGTGGAGCCACATGAAGTGATCTGA
- a CDS encoding ABC transporter ATP-binding protein, with the protein MLKIQDVHLAYGPISAVRKATIEVEAGEVVAIVGGNGAGKSTLLKGIAGLMPVSSGQILFEEEDVTRLPPHRRVARGIALSPEGRQVFPDQSVYDNLTLGAYFRRLSNEALEAEVEEQFKLFPRLRERRNQLAVTLSGGEQQMLAIARALMGKPRLLLLDEPSLGLAPKIIQEIFDIIVSLRRSGITILLVEQMANMALAIADRAYVLETGNVTLSGTGQQLLHDPKVRAAYLGVSHGTA; encoded by the coding sequence ATGCTGAAAATTCAGGACGTTCATCTCGCCTACGGCCCGATTTCGGCCGTCCGCAAAGCCACCATCGAGGTCGAGGCCGGCGAGGTCGTGGCCATCGTCGGCGGCAACGGCGCCGGAAAAAGCACCTTGCTGAAGGGTATCGCCGGATTGATGCCGGTCAGCTCCGGACAGATCCTGTTCGAAGAGGAAGACGTCACCAGGCTTCCGCCCCATCGCAGGGTCGCGCGCGGCATCGCTCTGTCGCCCGAAGGCAGGCAGGTTTTCCCGGACCAGAGCGTCTACGACAACCTGACCCTTGGAGCCTATTTCCGGCGGCTTTCCAACGAGGCCCTGGAGGCGGAGGTCGAGGAGCAGTTCAAGCTGTTCCCACGCCTGCGCGAGCGCCGGAACCAGCTGGCCGTGACCCTGTCGGGCGGTGAGCAGCAGATGCTCGCCATCGCCCGGGCGCTCATGGGCAAGCCCCGGCTGCTCCTGCTCGATGAGCCTTCGCTGGGCCTCGCGCCGAAGATCATCCAGGAAATCTTCGACATCATCGTATCCCTGCGCCGGTCCGGCATCACGATCCTTCTTGTGGAACAGATGGCCAATATGGCACTGGCCATCGCGGACAGGGCCTATGTTCTTGAGACCGGCAATGTGACATTGTCCGGAACAGGGCAGCAGCTCCTTCACGACCCGAAGGTTCGCGCGGCCTATCTCGGGGTATCCCACGGCACGGCGTGA
- a CDS encoding branched-chain amino acid ABC transporter ATP-binding protein/permease has protein sequence MRHVIGSIVLVAALAVGASFIENEFYLRTLFMICIYFLCAAGMNVLLGFAGQKSLGQAGLFAAGAYAVALLTTRYEVGPWLSLLLACFVSGVFGILIAVPSLRVKGPSLAMVTLAFGIVIEKVVTEGSEVFGGAMGIYAIQPLNIGGTPFTMVQWVWFGLLLCLVTHLLLRNLLRGRFGRAFLSLQADEVAAGAVGVAVYRYKVLAFVIAAVTCGLAGALVAQQNQYINSDFINFHLSVFILLLVLFGGSGSLYGPLLGSVTLVIIGALVARWSWIEHFVNGALLLFALYAMPKGLAGVFGSLFHKLGLNHARSPGVGAAQGTAVPRLPTRALARPDAGSLLTADKLNKAFGGVVPARDVSVNLTGGHIHALIGPNGAGKSTFINMLTGIIRPDQGTVTFLGSEITRQTVHGICDQGIARTFQNLRLFKDLSVRENVLLGQHSRMRNGFVSSLLGLPRAWREEAQALRKVNAILAFTGLSRYAETPAGSLAYGLQRRVELARALASEPFLLLLDEPAAGLNPQETAELGQLLVRIRNEGITILLIEHHMDLVMSISDHVIVLDYGQKIAEGAPAKIQADPRVMEAYLGTSTEAA, from the coding sequence ATGCGCCACGTCATCGGATCCATCGTCCTCGTTGCGGCTCTCGCGGTCGGCGCCTCGTTCATCGAGAACGAATTCTATCTGCGCACGCTCTTCATGATCTGCATCTATTTCCTCTGTGCCGCAGGCATGAACGTGCTGCTGGGATTCGCGGGGCAGAAATCCCTCGGCCAGGCGGGCCTCTTCGCGGCGGGCGCCTATGCGGTCGCCCTGTTGACCACCCGCTACGAGGTCGGCCCGTGGCTGTCGCTGCTTCTCGCCTGCTTCGTATCAGGAGTCTTCGGCATCCTGATCGCCGTGCCCTCCCTGCGGGTGAAGGGGCCGAGCCTCGCCATGGTGACATTGGCCTTCGGCATCGTCATCGAGAAGGTGGTGACGGAAGGCTCCGAAGTCTTCGGCGGCGCCATGGGCATCTACGCCATCCAGCCGCTGAACATTGGCGGTACGCCGTTCACGATGGTGCAATGGGTCTGGTTCGGATTGCTCCTGTGCCTCGTGACCCACCTCCTGCTCCGCAACCTGCTCCGCGGCCGGTTCGGGCGCGCCTTTCTGTCCCTCCAGGCCGACGAGGTGGCCGCCGGGGCGGTCGGCGTCGCGGTCTATCGCTACAAGGTCCTCGCCTTCGTGATTGCGGCCGTGACCTGCGGCCTTGCCGGGGCGCTGGTGGCCCAGCAGAACCAGTACATCAACTCCGACTTCATCAATTTCCACCTTTCGGTCTTCATCCTCCTGCTGGTGCTGTTCGGCGGAAGCGGATCGCTCTATGGGCCGCTGCTCGGTTCGGTGACGCTCGTGATCATCGGGGCTCTCGTGGCGCGTTGGTCCTGGATCGAGCATTTCGTCAACGGCGCGCTCCTGCTGTTCGCCCTCTACGCGATGCCCAAGGGGCTGGCGGGTGTGTTCGGCTCGCTCTTCCACAAGCTCGGACTGAATCACGCCAGGAGCCCCGGTGTCGGCGCAGCGCAAGGCACGGCTGTACCCCGGCTGCCGACCAGAGCCTTGGCTCGGCCAGATGCGGGAAGCCTTCTGACGGCCGACAAGCTCAACAAGGCCTTCGGCGGTGTCGTCCCCGCCAGGGACGTCTCCGTCAACCTGACGGGGGGGCACATCCATGCCCTGATCGGCCCGAACGGAGCGGGCAAGAGCACCTTCATCAACATGCTCACCGGGATCATCCGTCCGGATCAGGGAACGGTGACTTTCCTGGGAAGCGAGATCACCCGGCAAACCGTGCACGGGATCTGCGATCAGGGGATCGCCCGGACCTTCCAGAACCTCCGGCTGTTCAAGGATCTGTCCGTGCGCGAGAACGTGCTGCTCGGCCAGCATTCCCGGATGCGAAACGGCTTCGTCTCATCGCTCCTGGGGTTGCCCAGGGCGTGGCGGGAAGAGGCCCAGGCGCTCCGGAAGGTCAATGCGATCCTGGCGTTCACGGGCCTCTCGCGCTATGCCGAGACGCCGGCCGGCAGCCTGGCTTACGGCCTACAGCGCCGGGTCGAGCTGGCGCGGGCCCTCGCGTCCGAGCCGTTCCTTCTCCTGCTCGACGAGCCGGCCGCGGGCCTGAACCCGCAGGAGACGGCGGAGCTGGGGCAATTGCTCGTGCGCATCCGCAACGAAGGAATCACGATCCTGCTGATCGAGCATCACATGGATCTCGTCATGTCCATCTCGGATCACGTGATCGTTCTCGATTACGGTCAGAAGATCGCCGAAGGCGCGCCGGCCAAGATCCAGGCCGATCCGCGAGTGATGGAGGCCTATCTCGGCACCTCCACAGAGGCTGCTTAA
- a CDS encoding SDR family NAD(P)-dependent oxidoreductase, protein MLLKGRIALVTGAGQGNGAAIARGVAAEGARVIVTDVNGEAAKRTADGIVQSGGEAWSYTLNVADAEACTSLAREVEASIGQVSVLINNAGICPRNTIDSPDVRRSWDAAMQVNLDGTLNVTLAFVAALRATKGTVINMASIASFVSTSTSISYSTSKAAVRMLTQNLAQELAKDGVRVNAIAPGTLNTPMTEATRTNPERAERFLARIPLGRFGEPEELIGPTVFLASDMSSYVTGTTLVVDGGYLAV, encoded by the coding sequence ATGTTGCTCAAAGGGCGTATCGCACTCGTCACCGGTGCTGGTCAGGGCAATGGCGCCGCCATTGCGCGCGGAGTTGCCGCTGAAGGAGCGCGTGTCATCGTGACTGATGTGAATGGCGAGGCGGCCAAGCGGACGGCTGACGGCATTGTTCAGTCAGGCGGCGAAGCGTGGTCCTACACGCTCAACGTGGCCGATGCCGAGGCCTGCACGTCGCTGGCGCGCGAGGTCGAGGCATCCATCGGCCAAGTCTCAGTACTCATCAACAATGCAGGCATATGCCCGCGCAACACGATCGACAGCCCCGACGTGCGCCGCTCCTGGGACGCGGCGATGCAGGTCAATCTCGATGGCACGCTGAATGTGACCCTGGCTTTCGTTGCGGCCTTAAGGGCGACGAAAGGAACGGTCATCAACATGGCATCGATCGCATCCTTCGTGTCGACATCCACGTCGATCAGCTATTCGACCTCGAAGGCTGCCGTGCGCATGCTGACGCAGAACCTCGCGCAGGAACTCGCCAAGGACGGCGTGCGTGTCAACGCGATTGCGCCGGGCACGCTCAACACGCCGATGACCGAAGCGACCCGGACCAATCCTGAGCGCGCGGAGCGCTTCCTCGCGCGCATTCCGCTCGGCCGGTTCGGCGAGCCCGAGGAGTTGATCGGCCCGACGGTGTTTCTGGCATCCGACATGTCGAGCTACGTGACGGGAACGACGCTCGTCGTCGACGGCGGCTATCTCGCCGTCTGA
- a CDS encoding ABC transporter substrate-binding protein yields the protein MTPKSAALNAALLGSALALSTVAHAQDIKIGFNGDLSASPSAQSGQAGVLGIQAAIEDINAAGGILGRKLSLVVRDDLSQPPKSIQNMSDLIDNEKVVAVLGPTNSGNALAWKHIPNQKKNPSIGCIGSATDITKAAGGENYMYRVSMVDRAQVAGLIAYAKNNPSTKNVGYLVETTGYGQGGLKDLQELGDAKGLKPVATEKFGVNDTDMTSQLNKLKAAGVDTVLVWAQGTPIGQLVRSMEKINYFPVTLTSWSSDNASFYDTAGKTLAEKPIFMRTITEDRTPKQQQLYDRLGPKLTSKSAFSFAAHCYDATMIAAAAIKQAGSTEGPKMREALENLQAPVEGIMKTYNKPFSATEHEALTASDYRWTHWKDGKLVSYSDDVVKALKPSDFTQ from the coding sequence ATGACGCCAAAATCTGCAGCGCTGAACGCGGCTCTTCTCGGAAGCGCGCTCGCCCTTTCGACCGTCGCCCATGCCCAGGACATCAAGATCGGCTTCAACGGCGATCTGTCGGCTTCGCCGTCCGCCCAGAGCGGACAGGCCGGCGTGCTCGGCATCCAGGCCGCGATCGAAGACATCAACGCCGCCGGCGGCATTCTCGGCCGCAAGCTGTCGCTCGTGGTTCGCGACGATCTCTCGCAGCCGCCCAAGTCGATCCAGAACATGAGCGACCTGATCGACAACGAGAAGGTGGTTGCGGTTCTCGGTCCGACCAATTCCGGCAATGCGCTGGCCTGGAAGCACATTCCGAACCAGAAGAAGAATCCGTCCATCGGCTGCATCGGCTCGGCGACGGACATCACGAAGGCCGCCGGCGGCGAGAACTACATGTACCGCGTGTCGATGGTCGACCGCGCGCAGGTTGCCGGCCTCATCGCCTACGCGAAGAACAATCCTTCCACCAAGAATGTCGGCTACCTCGTCGAGACCACCGGCTATGGCCAGGGCGGCCTGAAGGATCTTCAGGAACTCGGAGACGCCAAGGGGCTGAAGCCGGTCGCGACCGAGAAATTCGGCGTCAACGACACCGACATGACCTCGCAGCTCAACAAGCTGAAGGCCGCCGGCGTCGATACGGTGCTCGTCTGGGCGCAGGGCACGCCCATCGGCCAGCTCGTGCGCAGCATGGAGAAGATCAACTACTTCCCCGTGACGCTGACCTCCTGGTCGTCCGACAATGCGAGCTTCTACGACACGGCCGGAAAGACCCTCGCCGAGAAGCCGATCTTCATGCGCACGATCACCGAGGACCGGACGCCGAAGCAGCAGCAGCTCTACGACCGCCTTGGTCCCAAGCTGACCTCCAAGAGCGCCTTCAGCTTCGCGGCGCATTGCTACGACGCGACGATGATCGCGGCCGCCGCCATCAAGCAGGCGGGCAGCACCGAAGGGCCGAAGATGCGCGAGGCGCTCGAGAATCTTCAGGCGCCGGTCGAAGGCATCATGAAGACCTACAACAAGCCGTTCTCCGCGACCGAGCACGAGGCGCTGACCGCTTCCGACTATCGCTGGACGCACTGGAAGGACGGCAAGCTCGTCTCCTACAGCGACGATGTGGTGAAGGCGCTGAAGCCTTCGGACTTTACGCAGTAA
- a CDS encoding branched-chain amino acid ABC transporter permease, with the protein MLDVYLQTLLSGLAVGGVYALIALGFSITFTTTKTLNFAQGEFISFGAFIGVTMLLLLSGLAGTATAVPSEAAAAWRYPAAVVGAGVVAGVMGILIFVLAVRPFAGKGGMNWVMSTIGFGVILQSIGLAIWGPAPVMVPSPLGDDVLRIAGAGVRPQELLVLACAILIMIALDLVMRRTRIGKAMMAVAHSPQTASLMGINVNLVMIGAFALSSGLAGVAGVLIAPIASASLFMGMGFALKAFSGAIIGGLNNPRGCIYGGFILGVLESGVGLWQAQWREIVVFGLIILVLAFRPTGLFGRAAVDKV; encoded by the coding sequence ATGCTGGACGTATATCTCCAGACTCTCCTGAGCGGCCTCGCCGTTGGAGGGGTCTATGCCCTGATCGCCCTCGGCTTCAGCATCACCTTCACCACCACGAAGACGCTCAACTTCGCCCAGGGCGAGTTCATCTCGTTCGGCGCCTTCATCGGCGTGACGATGCTCCTGCTCCTGTCCGGTCTCGCCGGAACGGCAACGGCCGTCCCCAGTGAAGCTGCCGCGGCTTGGCGCTATCCAGCGGCGGTCGTGGGCGCCGGCGTGGTGGCAGGCGTCATGGGCATCCTCATCTTCGTCCTCGCCGTCCGTCCTTTCGCCGGCAAGGGCGGCATGAACTGGGTGATGAGCACCATCGGGTTCGGCGTGATCCTGCAGAGCATCGGCCTCGCCATCTGGGGACCCGCGCCCGTCATGGTGCCGTCTCCCCTGGGCGACGACGTGCTGCGCATCGCCGGAGCCGGTGTCCGTCCGCAGGAGCTGCTCGTGCTCGCCTGCGCCATCCTGATCATGATCGCGCTCGATCTCGTCATGCGCCGCACCCGCATCGGCAAGGCCATGATGGCCGTCGCGCATTCGCCGCAGACCGCAAGCCTCATGGGCATCAATGTCAACCTGGTCATGATCGGCGCGTTCGCCCTGTCGAGCGGTCTTGCGGGCGTGGCCGGCGTGCTGATCGCGCCGATTGCCTCGGCGTCGCTTTTCATGGGCATGGGATTTGCCCTCAAGGCTTTCTCCGGCGCCATCATCGGTGGTTTGAACAACCCGCGCGGCTGCATCTATGGCGGCTTCATCCTGGGCGTCCTGGAATCCGGGGTCGGCCTGTGGCAGGCGCAATGGCGCGAGATCGTCGTGTTCGGCCTGATCATCCTGGTTCTGGCATTCCGCCCGACAGGCCTCTTCGGCCGGGCCGCCGTCGACAAGGTTTAA
- a CDS encoding NADH:flavin oxidoreductase/NADH oxidase, with product MKPACRQPRLFEPLTIRGLTLKNRIVISPMCQHSAEGGLAGAWHLVHLGKFALGGAGLIFVESTAVEQSARIGVRDVGLWADEQIAPFKAIVDFVHQNGAGIGVQLAHAGRKAGSQALWEGGRALTMEQLHATGEPWRRVGPSAVSAGPEWSVPDALSVEEITEIRRMFVDAARRADQAGFDVLELHFGHGYLVASFLSPQSNRREDEYGGSRENRMRLGLEIAADIRAVWPAEKPLFVRISAVDGTEDGWSLDDSVALARELKAVGVDVIDCSSGGLSDETRNMNVPRGLGFQVPFSDRIRREADVMTQAVGVILDGHQAESILQDGKADLIAIGRQALYDPYWPHHAAHALGHDRGFEDWPIQHGPWLARRAPLMEKLKFTDNSVRSLTGSGHQLGETAQ from the coding sequence ATGAAACCGGCTTGCCGACAGCCAAGGCTCTTCGAGCCCCTGACGATCCGGGGGCTCACTCTTAAGAACCGCATCGTCATCTCGCCCATGTGCCAGCATTCGGCGGAAGGTGGATTGGCGGGGGCCTGGCATCTGGTCCACCTCGGTAAGTTCGCCCTGGGTGGAGCAGGGTTGATCTTCGTCGAGAGCACGGCCGTCGAGCAGAGCGCGCGGATCGGTGTGCGGGATGTCGGGTTGTGGGCGGACGAGCAGATCGCTCCCTTCAAGGCCATCGTCGACTTCGTTCATCAGAACGGCGCCGGAATCGGCGTGCAATTGGCGCATGCGGGGCGAAAGGCCGGTTCGCAGGCCCTGTGGGAGGGCGGCAGGGCGCTCACGATGGAGCAACTGCATGCGACCGGGGAGCCGTGGCGGCGCGTTGGCCCGAGTGCCGTCTCGGCTGGGCCCGAATGGTCGGTGCCTGATGCTCTGAGCGTGGAGGAGATCACGGAGATCCGGCGGATGTTCGTCGATGCAGCCAGACGAGCAGACCAGGCCGGCTTCGATGTTCTGGAGCTGCATTTCGGGCATGGTTATCTCGTAGCCTCCTTCCTCTCGCCGCAGTCTAATCGTCGGGAGGATGAATATGGAGGCTCGCGCGAGAACCGCATGAGGCTCGGCCTCGAAATCGCAGCCGACATACGCGCCGTATGGCCCGCGGAGAAGCCGCTCTTCGTGCGCATCTCAGCTGTCGACGGAACCGAGGATGGATGGAGCTTGGATGATTCCGTCGCGCTTGCGCGAGAGCTCAAGGCTGTCGGTGTGGATGTGATCGATTGCTCCTCCGGTGGGCTGTCGGACGAAACGCGCAATATGAACGTCCCGCGTGGGCTCGGCTTCCAGGTGCCATTCTCGGACAGAATTCGCCGTGAGGCGGATGTCATGACTCAGGCTGTCGGCGTCATCCTCGACGGTCACCAAGCGGAATCGATCCTCCAAGACGGCAAGGCAGACCTGATTGCCATTGGCCGACAGGCTCTCTACGATCCCTACTGGCCCCACCACGCTGCTCACGCGCTAGGCCATGATCGTGGGTTTGAGGACTGGCCGATCCAGCATGGGCCCTGGCTCGCAAGGCGAGCGCCGCTCATGGAGAAGCTCAAGTTTACCGACAACAGCGTCAGGAGTCTGACAGGCTCCGGCCATCAGCTGGGAGAAACAGCACAATGA
- a CDS encoding IclR family transcriptional regulator, whose protein sequence is MSIEGRGVQSVEVGGRILAAMVKAGKPLMLRELATLADVAPAQAHAYLVSFRKLELVEQDAASGRYQLGPFALQLGIARLRSFDPLRLAAQAVVEFAEEVGLMVTIAVWGTHGATIVQVQEGSDQVHVNVRTGTVFSITGTATGKVFAAFMPPKIIEAHLAEELRKGARIQGVGASTSRKELEAEVATARRLGYATTESKPVTGINGIAAPVFDYSGQMQLAITLIGPTGVLDIGPKSADAKALLAFTRKLSAQLGYAPHADAEASSDEGAEIVAAPVAKRRRRA, encoded by the coding sequence ATGAGTATCGAGGGACGCGGCGTACAATCGGTCGAAGTAGGGGGGAGGATCCTCGCGGCCATGGTCAAGGCGGGAAAGCCCCTGATGCTGCGCGAACTGGCCACGCTGGCGGATGTCGCGCCGGCTCAGGCGCATGCCTATCTCGTCAGCTTCCGCAAGCTGGAGCTGGTCGAGCAGGATGCCGCGAGCGGACGCTACCAGCTCGGTCCCTTCGCTCTGCAGCTCGGCATTGCGCGCCTGCGAAGCTTCGACCCGCTGCGCCTCGCCGCCCAGGCGGTTGTCGAGTTCGCCGAAGAGGTCGGCCTCATGGTGACGATCGCCGTATGGGGAACCCACGGCGCCACCATCGTCCAGGTGCAGGAAGGCAGCGATCAGGTCCACGTGAACGTGCGCACGGGAACCGTCTTCTCGATCACCGGCACGGCAACAGGCAAGGTGTTCGCCGCGTTCATGCCTCCGAAGATCATCGAGGCGCATCTGGCCGAGGAGCTTCGGAAAGGTGCCCGCATCCAGGGCGTCGGCGCGTCGACCTCGCGCAAGGAACTGGAAGCGGAAGTGGCCACGGCGAGACGGCTTGGCTACGCGACCACCGAGAGCAAGCCGGTCACGGGCATTAACGGCATTGCGGCTCCCGTTTTCGATTACAGCGGGCAGATGCAGCTCGCCATCACGTTGATCGGGCCGACGGGCGTCCTCGATATCGGTCCCAAGAGCGCCGATGCGAAGGCGTTGCTGGCCTTCACCCGGAAACTATCGGCGCAGCTTGGCTATGCGCCGCATGCGGATGCCGAGGCTTCCTCGGACGAAGGAGCCGAGATCGTCGCGGCGCCTGTCGCGAAGCGCCGGCGCCGCGCTTAA